Proteins from a genomic interval of Salmo trutta unplaced genomic scaffold, fSalTru1.1, whole genome shotgun sequence:
- the LOC115191204 gene encoding E3 ubiquitin-protein ligase TRIM47 isoform X2 — MAEANISVTESQFRCPICLDILKDPVSIPCGHTYCMACMNCYWDQTDLGHYSCPQCREEFIPRPVLRRNTVLQEVVDKLKLNELATAPELYQCGVGDVPCDFCPVQNKLKALKSCLVCLASFCELHVLPHRDVGTLRRHKLVAAVESLAERLCAQHRLGLEQCGDGGDAVEWSGDCVLCESDQEDLHSIDEQRARKQVQLQDSQRSVQGRIRSRERELGEFQQSIEAVKASAALALEDSNTLFVDLALRLERTRGEVRARLEAWERTVLGRAERELETLERELEELRRRDQEMGQLLTEDNAQFLQAASLLCVLPPTGRHPRAPLILPAEGFSAARRALSHLRARMEELCREEVDKISRAVNESSSVCHMSGGECLKVPASFPLSPLSLQPSDQRMRVSFLRCKY; from the exons ATGGCAGAGGCGAATATCTCGGTAACGGAGAGCCAGTTCAGGTGCCCTATTTGCCTGGATATCTTGAAGGATCCGGTGTCCATTCCGTGCGGACACACCTACTGCATGGCATGCATGAACTGTTATTGGGACCAAACCGACCTTGGTCACTACAGTTGTCCGCAATGTCGGGAAGAGTTCATACCTCGACCTGTGCTACGGCGGAACACGGTGCTACAAGAGGTAGTGGACAAACTCAAACTGAACGAACTGGCTACGGCGCCGGAGTTGTATCAATGCGGCGTAGGGGACGTTCCGTGCGACTTCTGCCCGGTTCAGAACAAACTGAAAGCGCTCAAGTCGTGTCTGGTGTGCTTGGCGTCTTTCTGCGAGCTCCACGTCTTGCCGCATCGCGACGTGGGGACGTTGCGGCGGCATAAACTTGTTGCCGCGGTGGAGAGCTTGGCGGAAAGGCTGTGCGCGCAGCACCGTTTAGGCCTGGAGCAGTGCGGCGACGGGGGCGATGCGGTGGAGTGGAGCGGCGACTGTGTGCTGTGCGAGTCTGACCAAGAGGACCTGCACAGCATCGACGAGCAAAGGGCGCGGAAACAG gttcaGTTGCAGGATTCTCAGAGGTCAGTACAGGGAAGGAtaaggagtagagagagggagctgggAGAGTTTCAACAGAGCATAGAGGCCGTCAAG GCATCAGCTGCATTAGCCCTGGAGGACAGCAATACCCTGTTTGTGGACCTGGCCCTCCGCCTGGAGAGGACCAGGGGGGAGGTGAGGGCCAGGCTGGAAGCCTGGGAGAGAACTGTCCTgggcagggcagagagagagctggagaccCTGGAGAGAGAACTGGAGGAGCTGCGGAGGAGAGACCAGGAAATGGGCCAGCTACTGACGGAGGATAATGCTCAGTTCTTACAG gCGGCTTCCCTGCTGTGTGTCCTCCCGCCCACTGGGCGGCACCCCCGAGCCCCTCTCATCCTCCCTGCAGAAGGCTTCAGTGCAGCCCGCAGAGCTCTGTCCCACCTCAGGGCCCGCATGGAGGAACTCTGTAGAGAGGAAGTGGACAAGATCAGCCGCGCAG TGAACGAGAGCTCCTCTGTCTGTCACATGTCTGGTGGAGAGTGTTTGAAAG TGCCTGCAtcgtttcctctctcccctctctctctccagccttcGGACCAGAGGATGAGAGTATCCTTCCTCAGGTGtaagtactga
- the LOC115191204 gene encoding E3 ubiquitin-protein ligase TRIM47 isoform X1, with amino-acid sequence MAEANISVTESQFRCPICLDILKDPVSIPCGHTYCMACMNCYWDQTDLGHYSCPQCREEFIPRPVLRRNTVLQEVVDKLKLNELATAPELYQCGVGDVPCDFCPVQNKLKALKSCLVCLASFCELHVLPHRDVGTLRRHKLVAAVESLAERLCAQHRLGLEQCGDGGDAVEWSGDCVLCESDQEDLHSIDEQRARKQVQLQDSQRSVQGRIRSRERELGEFQQSIEAVKASAALALEDSNTLFVDLALRLERTRGEVRARLEAWERTVLGRAERELETLERELEELRRRDQEMGQLLTEDNAQFLQAASLLCVLPPTGRHPRAPLILPAEGFSAARRALSHLRARMEELCREEVDKISRAVNESSSVCHMSGGECLKAVPASFPLSPLSLQPSDQRMRVSFLRCKY; translated from the exons ATGGCAGAGGCGAATATCTCGGTAACGGAGAGCCAGTTCAGGTGCCCTATTTGCCTGGATATCTTGAAGGATCCGGTGTCCATTCCGTGCGGACACACCTACTGCATGGCATGCATGAACTGTTATTGGGACCAAACCGACCTTGGTCACTACAGTTGTCCGCAATGTCGGGAAGAGTTCATACCTCGACCTGTGCTACGGCGGAACACGGTGCTACAAGAGGTAGTGGACAAACTCAAACTGAACGAACTGGCTACGGCGCCGGAGTTGTATCAATGCGGCGTAGGGGACGTTCCGTGCGACTTCTGCCCGGTTCAGAACAAACTGAAAGCGCTCAAGTCGTGTCTGGTGTGCTTGGCGTCTTTCTGCGAGCTCCACGTCTTGCCGCATCGCGACGTGGGGACGTTGCGGCGGCATAAACTTGTTGCCGCGGTGGAGAGCTTGGCGGAAAGGCTGTGCGCGCAGCACCGTTTAGGCCTGGAGCAGTGCGGCGACGGGGGCGATGCGGTGGAGTGGAGCGGCGACTGTGTGCTGTGCGAGTCTGACCAAGAGGACCTGCACAGCATCGACGAGCAAAGGGCGCGGAAACAG gttcaGTTGCAGGATTCTCAGAGGTCAGTACAGGGAAGGAtaaggagtagagagagggagctgggAGAGTTTCAACAGAGCATAGAGGCCGTCAAG GCATCAGCTGCATTAGCCCTGGAGGACAGCAATACCCTGTTTGTGGACCTGGCCCTCCGCCTGGAGAGGACCAGGGGGGAGGTGAGGGCCAGGCTGGAAGCCTGGGAGAGAACTGTCCTgggcagggcagagagagagctggagaccCTGGAGAGAGAACTGGAGGAGCTGCGGAGGAGAGACCAGGAAATGGGCCAGCTACTGACGGAGGATAATGCTCAGTTCTTACAG gCGGCTTCCCTGCTGTGTGTCCTCCCGCCCACTGGGCGGCACCCCCGAGCCCCTCTCATCCTCCCTGCAGAAGGCTTCAGTGCAGCCCGCAGAGCTCTGTCCCACCTCAGGGCCCGCATGGAGGAACTCTGTAGAGAGGAAGTGGACAAGATCAGCCGCGCAG TGAACGAGAGCTCCTCTGTCTGTCACATGTCTGGTGGAGAGTGTTTGAAAG CAGTGCCTGCAtcgtttcctctctcccctctctctctccagccttcGGACCAGAGGATGAGAGTATCCTTCCTCAGGTGtaagtactga